From the genome of Papaver somniferum cultivar HN1 chromosome 2, ASM357369v1, whole genome shotgun sequence, one region includes:
- the LOC113350438 gene encoding cytochrome P450 704B1-like, with translation MDRLSQLSSLFSSSSSNLQEYKIQISTFLISILLAYIFLHRWNQRNIKGPKSWPIIGAIIELQMNLHRMHDWLTDYFVESKTFKVQLPNITITFISEPANVEHILKTNFNNYPKGEAFHELMEGFLGDGIFNSDGEMWRQQRKIASLEFASRNLRNFSTTVFKEYALVLSGILHQASVCAKEIDMQELFMRMTLDSICKVGFGVEIGTLAHELPDDNRFAKAFECAISNVMLRFFNPLWRIKRFFNVGSEALLAQSIQVIDEFTYNLIYKRKLELHEVAKSNDSDSSKVKHDILSRFIELSENPDNQLTDKSLRDVIINFFMAGRDTTTSTLTWFIYMIMMNPNVAENIYKELIAFEENQANGYQLGDPKSFTGKLTQFASLLNYDSLGKLSYLHATITETLRLFSAVPQDPKGVLEDDVLPDGTKVKAGGVVAYVPYAMGRMVYNWGPDATSFNPDRWLNKEGLFQSESPFKFTAFQAGPRTCLGKDSAYLQMKMTLAILCRFFNFHLISNHPVNYKMMTTLTMEHGLKLTISNRQS, from the exons ATGGACCGACTAAGTCAACTTTCATCTCtcttctcatcatcatcatcaaatcttCAAGAATACAAAATCCAAATCAGTACTTTTCTAATCAGTATCCTTTTAGCCTATATCTTCTTACACCGATGGAATCAAAGGAATATAAAAGGCCCAAAATCATGGCCAATCATTGGTGCAATCATAGAACTTCAAATGAACCTCCATAGGATGCATGATTGGTTAACTGATTACTTTGTTGAATCAAAAACTTTTAAAGTTCAATTACCAAATATAACTATCACTTTCATTTCAGAGCCTGCAAATGTTGAACATATTCTTAAAACTAACTTCAACAACTACCCAAAGGGTGAAGCTTTTCATGAATTGATGGAAGGGTTTCTTGGAGATGGAATTTTTAATTCAGATGGTGAGATGTGGAGGCAACAGAGAAAAATTGCAAGTTTGGAGTTTGCTTCTAGGAATTTGAGGAATTTCAGCACTACTGTTTTCAAAGAGTATGCTTTGGTTCTTTCTGGTATTTTGCACCAAGCATCAGTATGTGCCAAAGAAATTGATATGCAG GAACTGTTCATGAGGATGACTTTAGATTCTATATGTAAAGTTGGATTTGGGGTGGAAATTGGAACATTGGCTCATGAATTACCCGATGATAATCGTTTCGCTAAAGCTTTCGAATGTGCAATTAGTAATGTTATGCTTAGATTTTTTAACCCTTTATGGAGAATAAAGAGGTTTTTCAATGTTGGATCTGAAGCATTACTTGCTCAAAGTATTCAAGTCATTGATGAATTTACATATAATTTGATCTATAAAAGAAAATTGGAGTTACACGAAGTAGCTAAATCGAATGATAGCGATAGTAGCAAGGTAAAACATGATATTTTATCGAGATTCATTGAGTTGAGTGAGAACCCAGATAATCAATTAACCGACAAAAGCCTTAGAGATGTCATTATAAATTTTTTTATGGCGGGGCGTGACacaacaacatcaacattaaCTTGGTTCATATACATGATCATGATGAATCCTAATGTAGCGGAGAACATCTACAAAGAGCTTATAGCATTTGAAGAAAATCAGGCGAATGGTTATCAACTTGGTGACCCGAAATCTTTTACTGGGAAATTGACCCAATTTGCAAGTCTATTGAATTATGATTCACTTGGAAAGTTATCTTACTTGCATGCAACAATCACAGAGACACTTCGGTTGTTCTCTGCAGTGCCCCAG GACCCTAAAGGAGTGTTAGAAGATGATGTTTTACCCGATGGAACAAAAGTTAAAGCAGGAGGAGTGGTGGCTTATGTTCCATATGCCATGGGTAGAATGGTGTACAACTGGGGACCTGATGCAACTTCATTCAACCCAGATAGATGGCTTAACAAAGAAGGGTTATTTCAAAGTGAGTCTCCATTCAAATTCACGGCATTTCAG GCTGGGCCAAGGACATGCCTAGGGAAGGACTCCGCATATCTACAGATGAAGATGACACTTGCTATCTTGTGCAGATTCTTTAATTTTCATTTGATTTCAAACCATCCTGTTAATTACAAAATGATGACTACTCTAACTATGGAGCATGGATTGAAGCTTACTATAAGTAACAGGCAATCTTGA